A stretch of Rhodoferax potami DNA encodes these proteins:
- a CDS encoding ABC transporter ATP-binding protein, giving the protein MARIELDLAHAYRPNPQQDSDYALLPLKMAFEDGGAYALLGPSGCGKTTLLNIMSGLVTPSQGTVRFDGQDMTRMTPQQRNIAQVFQFPVIYDTMTVAENLAFPLRNRKMPADQIKKRVGVIAEMLEMSGQLNQRAAGLAADAKQKISLGRGLVRPDVSAVLFDEPLTVIDPHLKWQLRRKLKQIHHELKLTLIYVTHDQVEALTFADQVVVMTRGRAVQVGSAADLFERPKHTFVGHFIGSPGMNFLSGQHAAGRFHTLGATVDMPANRALPEGAYKLGVRPEHVRVAETGAVGALPMTVTQVQDVGTHVILSVAREGQVLKARLAPDATLWAPGDAVWMQVMGPQTCFYQNEEIVA; this is encoded by the coding sequence ATGGCTCGCATAGAACTTGATTTGGCCCATGCCTACCGGCCCAACCCCCAGCAGGACAGCGATTACGCCTTGCTACCGCTCAAGATGGCATTTGAGGACGGTGGGGCTTACGCACTCTTGGGCCCCTCGGGCTGCGGAAAGACCACGCTGCTCAACATTATGTCGGGGCTGGTTACGCCGTCACAGGGTACCGTGCGCTTTGACGGGCAGGACATGACCCGGATGACACCTCAGCAGCGCAACATCGCCCAGGTATTTCAGTTCCCGGTGATTTACGACACCATGACGGTGGCGGAAAACCTTGCCTTTCCGCTGCGCAACCGGAAGATGCCGGCCGACCAGATCAAGAAACGGGTCGGGGTGATTGCCGAGATGCTGGAGATGAGTGGCCAGCTGAACCAACGCGCAGCGGGCTTGGCCGCCGACGCTAAACAGAAAATTTCATTGGGTCGTGGGCTAGTGCGTCCCGATGTATCTGCGGTGTTGTTTGATGAACCGTTGACGGTCATTGACCCCCACCTGAAGTGGCAACTCCGCCGCAAGCTCAAGCAGATCCACCACGAGCTCAAGCTCACCTTGATTTATGTGACCCATGACCAAGTGGAGGCTTTGACCTTCGCCGATCAGGTGGTGGTGATGACTCGCGGGCGTGCTGTTCAAGTGGGGTCTGCTGCAGATTTGTTCGAGCGGCCCAAGCACACCTTTGTAGGGCACTTTATTGGCTCACCGGGCATGAATTTTTTATCGGGACAGCACGCGGCTGGGCGTTTTCACACCCTTGGCGCGACCGTGGATATGCCTGCCAACCGTGCGCTGCCAGAAGGCGCCTACAAGCTGGGAGTGCGCCCGGAGCATGTGCGGGTAGCCGAAACCGGTGCCGTGGGCGCGCTGCCGATGACAGTCACGCAGGTGCAGGACGTCGGTACGCACGTCATTCTGAGCGTTGCCCGGGAAGGGCAGGTGCTTAAGGCCCGCCTTGCGCCGGACGCAACTTTATGGGCCCCCGGGGACGCGGTGTGGATGCAGGTCATGGGCCCCCAAACGTGCTTCTACCAAAATGAGGAGATCGTGGCATGA
- a CDS encoding carbohydrate ABC transporter permease has product MSTTTKPVNQKAWFLILPVLICVAFSAILPLMVVVNYSVQDIISPERRVFVGTEWFAAIMRDEELHGALLRQISYSFAVLAVELPLGILLALSMPAHGWKSSAALVIVSLSLLIPWNVVGTIWQIFGRTDIGLMGAALQGMGIDYSYTGNALHAWLTVLLMDVWHWTPLVALLGYAGLRSIPDAYYQAASIDGASKWDVFRYVQLPKMRGVLMIAVLLRFMDSFMIYTEPFVLTGGGPGNSTTFLSQFLTQKAVGQFDLGPAAAFSLIYFLIILLMCFILYNWMQRVGTQAKEGGHE; this is encoded by the coding sequence ATGAGTACGACAACCAAGCCGGTGAACCAGAAGGCCTGGTTCCTGATTTTGCCGGTGCTGATTTGTGTGGCTTTCTCAGCCATCCTGCCTTTGATGGTGGTGGTGAACTATTCGGTGCAGGACATCATTTCGCCGGAGCGCCGGGTCTTTGTGGGCACTGAGTGGTTCGCCGCCATCATGCGCGACGAAGAGCTGCACGGTGCCTTGTTGCGGCAGATTTCTTATTCATTTGCCGTATTGGCGGTTGAGCTGCCGCTCGGTATCTTGCTGGCGCTTTCTATGCCGGCGCATGGCTGGAAATCGTCAGCGGCCTTGGTGATTGTGTCGCTCTCGTTGTTGATTCCGTGGAACGTGGTGGGCACGATTTGGCAGATTTTCGGGCGAACCGATATCGGGCTGATGGGCGCGGCTCTGCAAGGCATGGGCATCGACTACAGCTACACAGGCAATGCTTTGCACGCCTGGCTCACAGTGCTGCTGATGGATGTGTGGCACTGGACTCCGCTGGTCGCCTTGTTGGGTTATGCGGGTCTGCGTTCGATTCCTGACGCGTACTACCAGGCCGCAAGTATTGACGGTGCCAGCAAATGGGATGTGTTCCGTTATGTGCAGTTGCCCAAGATGCGTGGGGTGCTCATGATTGCGGTGCTCTTGCGGTTCATGGACAGTTTCATGATCTACACCGAGCCCTTTGTATTGACCGGCGGCGGCCCTGGGAACTCCACCACGTTCTTGTCGCAGTTTTTGACACAGAAGGCGGTGGGGCAGTTCGATCTGGGCCCGGCCGCTGCGTTCTCGCTGATCTATTTCCTCATCATTTTGTTGATGTGCTTTATTTTGTACAACTGGATGCAGCGCGTAGGCACCCAGGCGAAGGAGGGTGGCCATGAATAA
- a CDS encoding carbohydrate ABC transporter permease, with amino-acid sequence MNKPKFQKRSLFMMAYIVFALLPIYWMINMSFKTNNEILAGFTLFPDHFTWDNYKTILTDPAWYSGYINSLIYVGINTVISLTVALPAAYAFSRYSFLGDKHVFFWLLTNRMTPPAVFLLPFFQLYTSVGLMDTHIAVALVHLLFNVPLAVWILEGFMSGIPREIDETAYIDGYSFPRFFIRIFIPLIKAGIGVAAFFCFMFSWVELLLARTLTSVNAKPIAATMTRTVSASGMDWATLAAAGVLTIVPGAIVIWFVRNYIAKGFAMGRV; translated from the coding sequence ATGAATAAGCCCAAGTTTCAAAAGCGTTCGTTGTTCATGATGGCGTACATCGTGTTCGCCCTGTTGCCCATCTACTGGATGATCAACATGTCGTTCAAGACGAACAACGAGATTCTTGCGGGTTTCACGCTCTTCCCGGATCACTTCACCTGGGACAACTACAAGACGATATTGACGGACCCCGCCTGGTATTCGGGCTATATCAATAGCCTGATTTATGTGGGCATCAATACCGTCATCTCTTTGACGGTGGCACTGCCGGCGGCTTATGCGTTTTCGCGCTACAGCTTTCTGGGTGACAAGCATGTGTTCTTTTGGTTGCTGACCAACCGGATGACACCGCCTGCCGTATTTTTGCTGCCATTCTTCCAGCTCTATACCTCAGTGGGGTTGATGGATACCCATATCGCTGTGGCCTTGGTGCACTTGCTCTTCAACGTTCCGTTGGCGGTCTGGATTCTTGAGGGTTTCATGAGTGGCATTCCCCGGGAAATTGATGAAACAGCCTATATCGACGGTTATTCGTTTCCGCGTTTCTTCATCCGGATCTTTATCCCGCTGATCAAGGCCGGCATCGGGGTGGCTGCGTTCTTCTGCTTCATGTTCAGTTGGGTGGAATTGCTGTTGGCACGTACGCTGACCAGCGTGAATGCCAAGCCGATTGCTGCCACGATGACCCGTACCGTCTCTGCCTCGGGGATGGACTGGGCCACGCTCGCTGCGGCAGGTGTGTTGACCATCGTGCCGGGTGCCATCGTGATCTGGTTTGTACGCAATTACATCGCGAAGGGTTTCGCGATGGGCCGTGTTTAA
- a CDS encoding DUF2160 domain-containing protein: MFEWMAWTTPVAVFFVCIALMLIGMTVWELKSPTTMRKGFLPMETTRGDRLFVGLLSAAYVNLAFVGVSGRLTEWLSLEAEPSIWFSFVASMALLAWIMRKG, translated from the coding sequence ATGTTTGAATGGATGGCGTGGACCACACCTGTGGCTGTATTTTTTGTATGCATTGCCCTGATGCTGATCGGGATGACGGTCTGGGAGCTGAAGTCCCCGACCACCATGCGCAAGGGTTTCCTGCCGATGGAGACGACGCGGGGTGACCGCTTGTTTGTAGGACTGCTCAGTGCGGCCTATGTGAATTTGGCTTTTGTCGGGGTGAGTGGCCGGCTGACGGAGTGGCTCAGTTTGGAGGCTGAACCCTCTATCTGGTTCAGCTTTGTGGCATCGATGGCGCTACTCGCTTGGATCATGCGCAAGGGTTGA
- a CDS encoding ABC transporter substrate-binding protein: MKLRYSVLAVAMACALGSQSWADEAAAKKWIDSEFQPSTLSKAQQATEMKWFIDAAKKLQGKGVKEISVVSETIATHEYESKTLAKAFEEITGIKVKHDLIGEGDVVEKLQTSMQSGKSIYDGWITDSDLIGTHYRYGKIMNLTDYMAGGGKEWTNPGLDLKDFIGTSFTTGPDKKLYQLPDQQFANLYWFRADLFEKPELKAKFKAKYGYELGVPLNWSAYEDIAAFFSEDVKTIDGKPIYGHMDYGKKDPSLGWRFTDAWLSMAGTADVGIPNGKPVDEWGIRASADGCTPQGASVSRGGATNSPAAVYALTKYIDWMKKYSPKEAIGMTFGEAGPVPAQGQIAQQIFWYTAFTADMIKPGLPVVNADGTPKWRMAPGPNGPYWKQGMQNGYQDVGSWTFFKDHDANKVAAAWLYAQFVTAKTTSLKKTIVGLTPIRESDIQSKAMTDMAPKLGGLVEFYRSPARVAWTPTGTNVPDYPKLAQLWWKNVAVAVTGEKTPQAAMDNLAEEMDSVMARLERSGMAVCPPKLNAKSSPDKWLSDKGAPWKKLANEKPKGETIAYDTLLNAWKNGKVR; this comes from the coding sequence ATGAAATTGAGATATTCCGTATTGGCTGTCGCGATGGCTTGCGCCCTGGGGTCCCAGAGCTGGGCCGATGAGGCGGCCGCCAAGAAGTGGATTGACAGTGAGTTCCAGCCTTCTACTTTGAGCAAAGCGCAGCAGGCCACTGAAATGAAGTGGTTTATCGATGCTGCCAAGAAGCTGCAGGGCAAGGGCGTGAAGGAAATTTCCGTCGTGTCGGAAACCATTGCAACCCACGAATATGAGTCCAAAACACTCGCCAAAGCTTTCGAGGAAATCACCGGTATCAAGGTCAAACACGATCTGATCGGCGAAGGTGACGTCGTCGAGAAACTGCAGACCTCCATGCAATCCGGAAAGTCGATTTATGACGGCTGGATTACGGACTCTGATTTGATCGGGACCCACTATCGCTACGGAAAGATCATGAATCTGACCGACTACATGGCAGGCGGCGGCAAAGAGTGGACCAACCCGGGTCTTGATTTGAAGGATTTCATCGGCACCAGTTTTACGACCGGGCCTGACAAAAAGCTTTACCAGCTGCCAGACCAGCAGTTCGCCAACCTGTATTGGTTCCGCGCGGACTTGTTTGAAAAGCCTGAATTGAAGGCCAAGTTCAAGGCCAAATATGGCTATGAGCTGGGTGTTCCCTTGAATTGGAGCGCTTATGAAGACATTGCTGCGTTCTTCAGTGAAGACGTCAAGACGATTGATGGCAAGCCGATCTACGGTCACATGGATTACGGCAAGAAAGATCCTTCCCTGGGCTGGCGCTTCACCGATGCGTGGCTGTCGATGGCGGGTACAGCGGATGTCGGTATTCCAAACGGCAAGCCGGTCGATGAGTGGGGCATTCGCGCATCTGCGGATGGATGCACTCCCCAGGGCGCCTCGGTGTCCCGCGGCGGTGCGACCAACTCTCCGGCGGCAGTCTATGCATTGACGAAATACATCGACTGGATGAAAAAGTACTCGCCGAAAGAAGCGATCGGCATGACCTTTGGCGAAGCCGGTCCCGTGCCTGCACAGGGCCAGATTGCGCAGCAGATTTTTTGGTATACCGCTTTCACCGCTGACATGATCAAGCCCGGTTTGCCTGTCGTGAATGCCGATGGAACTCCAAAATGGCGCATGGCACCTGGCCCCAATGGTCCGTACTGGAAGCAGGGCATGCAAAACGGCTACCAGGACGTCGGTTCCTGGACTTTCTTTAAAGACCATGACGCCAACAAAGTCGCCGCCGCATGGCTCTATGCGCAGTTCGTAACTGCCAAGACCACTTCGCTGAAGAAGACCATCGTGGGCCTGACACCTATCCGCGAATCGGACATCCAGTCAAAGGCGATGACCGACATGGCGCCCAAGTTGGGTGGTTTGGTGGAGTTCTACCGCAGCCCTGCACGTGTGGCATGGACCCCGACCGGAACCAACGTGCCTGACTACCCCAAGTTGGCGCAACTGTGGTGGAAGAACGTTGCCGTGGCTGTGACCGGGGAGAAGACACCCCAGGCTGCGATGGACAACCTCGCAGAAGAGATGGACAGCGTGATGGCTCGTTTGGAGCGCTCCGGTATGGCGGTATGCCCACCCAAGTTGAACGCCAAGAGCAGCCCCGACAAGTGGCTGAGCGATAAGGGCGCTCCTTGGAAGAAGTTGGCAAACGAAAAGCCGAAGGGTGAAACCATCGCTTACGACACGCTGCTGAACGCCTGGAAAAATGGAAAAGTGCGTTAA
- a CDS encoding FAD-dependent oxidoreductase, with translation MSATLSSNTTMRADLLNRLAEPQEYDLAVVGGGATGLGVALDAAARGFRVVLIESHDFAKGTSSRATKLLHGGVRYLAQGNISLVREALHERTTLLRNAPHLAQPLAFVMPSYKWWETPFYGAGLTAYDFLAGKAGLGKTEFLSVAETQRLVPRVAPAGLKGGVKYWDGQFDDARLALSIARTAASKGALLVNYCAAKSLTYVDGKISGLECEDTLSGRQFSIRAKCVVNATGVWVDGLREKDGAANPNDGRSPTKPMVAPSQGVHIVVDREFLGGDTALMVPKTQDGRVLFAVPWLGKVILGTTDTPRADLDREPKPFKEELDFILRESARYLTKAPEHSDIRSIWVGLRPLVKSQADDGENTKTISREHTVLVSRSGLVTVTGGKWTTYRAMAEDVLAKCADHQLIDSRPAGATENLRLQGAQGGEVAQSAMAAPQGAHSYGWDYAAVLALEGAQNEIAPGLTEAMVRYAARYEYAIKVEDVLARRCRMLFLDARLAASVAVKVAEILEEETGISSECQEFVALARQYMEIPV, from the coding sequence ATGAGCGCCACCCTATCAAGCAACACGACGATGCGAGCAGACTTGCTGAACCGTCTTGCAGAGCCCCAAGAGTACGACCTTGCCGTAGTAGGCGGGGGCGCGACGGGGCTCGGTGTTGCCTTGGATGCAGCAGCCAGGGGTTTTCGTGTGGTGTTGATCGAATCTCACGACTTTGCAAAAGGGACCTCTTCACGGGCGACCAAGCTTCTGCATGGCGGGGTGCGCTATTTGGCGCAGGGAAATATATCGCTGGTGCGAGAGGCGTTGCATGAGCGCACGACACTTTTGCGGAACGCGCCGCACCTTGCGCAGCCCTTGGCTTTTGTGATGCCCTCTTACAAATGGTGGGAAACGCCCTTTTACGGAGCGGGGCTTACTGCCTACGATTTTCTCGCAGGCAAAGCGGGGTTGGGCAAAACGGAGTTCTTAAGCGTGGCGGAGACCCAACGCCTGGTGCCCCGGGTTGCGCCTGCCGGCCTCAAAGGAGGCGTGAAGTATTGGGATGGCCAGTTTGATGACGCCCGTCTCGCACTGTCTATTGCGCGGACCGCAGCGTCAAAGGGGGCGCTCTTGGTTAATTACTGCGCTGCCAAGTCTTTGACTTATGTGGACGGAAAGATTTCCGGCTTGGAGTGTGAAGACACGCTGAGTGGGCGGCAGTTCTCTATTCGTGCCAAATGTGTGGTGAACGCTACCGGCGTCTGGGTCGATGGCCTCCGGGAAAAAGATGGCGCCGCCAACCCCAACGATGGCCGGAGCCCCACCAAGCCCATGGTCGCACCAAGCCAAGGCGTGCATATTGTGGTGGATCGCGAGTTTTTGGGGGGCGACACCGCTCTGATGGTGCCGAAGACGCAAGACGGCCGCGTACTGTTCGCCGTGCCGTGGCTTGGAAAAGTGATTCTGGGCACCACGGATACGCCGCGAGCTGACCTCGACCGAGAGCCAAAGCCCTTCAAAGAGGAGTTGGACTTCATATTAAGAGAGTCCGCACGGTATTTGACAAAAGCGCCTGAACACTCTGACATCCGGAGCATTTGGGTTGGGCTTCGTCCATTGGTGAAATCACAAGCCGATGATGGTGAAAACACCAAGACGATCAGTCGTGAGCATACGGTCTTGGTAAGTCGCAGTGGCTTGGTGACAGTGACGGGCGGTAAATGGACGACGTACCGCGCCATGGCCGAGGACGTCTTGGCAAAGTGCGCAGACCACCAACTGATTGACTCGCGCCCCGCGGGGGCGACCGAAAATCTGCGTCTGCAGGGTGCGCAGGGAGGCGAGGTCGCCCAAAGCGCCATGGCGGCACCGCAAGGCGCCCACTCTTATGGATGGGACTACGCAGCTGTCTTGGCCCTTGAGGGTGCACAAAACGAAATAGCTCCGGGGTTGACAGAAGCCATGGTGCGATACGCGGCCCGGTACGAATACGCAATTAAAGTGGAAGACGTACTGGCACGCCGTTGTCGCATGTTGTTTTTGGATGCCCGATTAGCGGCCTCGGTTGCAGTGAAGGTTGCTGAAATCCTCGAAGAGGAGACCGGAATTTCATCGGAATGCCAAGAATTTGTAGCCTTGGCACGCCAATACATGGAAATTCCGGTTTAA
- the rplN gene encoding 50S ribosomal protein L14 — MIQTESRLEVADNTGAKSVLCIKVLGGSKRRYASVGDIIKVSIKEAAPRGRVKKGEVYSAVVVRTAKGIRRGDGSLVKFDGNAAVLLNAKLEPIGTRIFGPVTRELRTEKFMKIVSLAPEVL; from the coding sequence ATGATCCAAACTGAATCTCGACTGGAAGTTGCCGACAACACCGGCGCGAAATCCGTTCTCTGCATCAAGGTGCTGGGCGGGTCGAAGCGTCGCTATGCAAGCGTCGGCGACATCATCAAAGTTTCCATCAAAGAAGCTGCTCCACGTGGACGCGTCAAAAAAGGCGAAGTCTATAGCGCTGTAGTGGTTCGTACTGCCAAGGGCATCCGCCGTGGCGACGGTTCTTTGGTGAAATTCGACGGCAACGCAGCTGTGTTGCTCAACGCCAAGTTGGAGCCTATCGGCACCCGCATCTTCGGACCAGTGACCCGCGAATTGCGCACTGAAAAGTTCATGAAGATCGTGTCCTTGGCTCCTGAAGTTTTGTAA
- the rplX gene encoding 50S ribosomal protein L24 has protein sequence MNKIRKGDEVIVIAGRDKGKRGVISLRADDSHVVVEGINLVKKHTKPNPMKGTTGGIVEKTMPIHQSNVAIFNAATGKADRVGIKVLADGKRVRVYKSSGEEIKVA, from the coding sequence ATGAACAAGATTCGCAAAGGCGACGAAGTCATCGTTATCGCAGGTCGCGATAAGGGTAAGCGCGGAGTGATCTCCTTGCGCGCTGACGACTCTCACGTAGTCGTCGAGGGCATCAACTTGGTGAAAAAGCACACCAAGCCAAACCCTATGAAGGGCACAACCGGCGGCATCGTTGAAAAAACCATGCCTATTCACCAGTCCAACGTTGCCATCTTCAATGCGGCAACCGGCAAGGCTGACCGTGTTGGTATCAAGGTGCTGGCTGACGGCAAACGCGTTCGCGTTTACAAGTCCAGCGGCGAAGAAATCAAGGTGGCATAA
- the rplE gene encoding 50S ribosomal protein L5: protein MARLQQHYREKVAPELTAKFGYTSPMQVPRLTKITLNMGVSEAVADKKVMDHAVSDLTKIAGQKPVVTKSKKAIAGFKIREGQAIGCMVTLRGVQMYEFLDRFVTVALPRVRDFRGISGRAFDGRGNYNIGVKEQIIFPEIEYDKVDALRGLNISITTTAKTDEECKALLAGFRFPFKN, encoded by the coding sequence ATGGCACGTCTACAACAACACTACCGCGAAAAAGTGGCGCCTGAGTTGACAGCCAAGTTTGGCTACACCTCGCCCATGCAAGTGCCACGTTTGACCAAAATCACTCTGAACATGGGTGTGAGCGAAGCCGTTGCCGACAAGAAGGTCATGGATCACGCTGTGTCCGACCTGACCAAGATCGCAGGCCAGAAGCCCGTGGTGACCAAGTCTAAGAAAGCTATCGCTGGTTTCAAAATCCGCGAAGGCCAGGCTATCGGTTGCATGGTGACTCTGCGTGGCGTTCAGATGTACGAATTCCTAGATCGTTTCGTGACCGTGGCTTTGCCTCGCGTTCGTGACTTCCGTGGTATTTCTGGTCGCGCTTTTGATGGCCGTGGTAACTACAACATCGGCGTTAAAGAGCAGATCATTTTCCCTGAGATTGAATATGACAAGGTTGATGCCTTGCGCGGCCTCAATATCAGCATCACCACGACGGCTAAGACAGACGAAGAGTGCAAGGCACTGCTCGCTGGCTTCCGCTTCCCGTTCAAGAACTGA
- the rpsN gene encoding 30S ribosomal protein S14 has protein sequence MAKMALIERELKRDKLAAKYAKKYAELKAIAGDAKRSDEERAAARLGLQKLPRNANPTRQRNRCSITGRPRGTFQHFGLARAKIREMAFAGEIPGIVKASW, from the coding sequence GTGGCTAAAATGGCTTTAATCGAGCGCGAGCTCAAGCGCGACAAGTTGGCTGCTAAGTACGCTAAGAAATATGCGGAACTGAAGGCTATCGCTGGTGACGCAAAACGTTCTGACGAAGAGCGTGCTGCAGCCCGTCTGGGTCTGCAAAAGTTGCCCCGTAATGCAAACCCCACTCGCCAGCGTAACCGCTGCTCCATCACGGGTCGTCCCCGTGGGACGTTCCAGCACTTCGGTCTGGCTCGCGCGAAGATCCGTGAAATGGCATTTGCTGGCGAGATCCCCGGCATTGTCAAGGCCAGCTGGTAA
- the rpsH gene encoding 30S ribosomal protein S8, which translates to MSMSDPIADLLTRIRNAQMVAKTTVSVPSSKVKIAIAQVLKEEGYIDGFKVSTEGGKAELQIALKYYAGRPVIERIERVSRPGLRVYRGSEAIPQVQNGLGVAIVTTPKGVMTDRKARASGVGGEVLCYVA; encoded by the coding sequence ATGAGTATGAGTGATCCAATCGCCGACCTGTTGACACGCATTCGCAATGCACAAATGGTTGCGAAGACAACAGTGTCCGTGCCTTCTTCCAAAGTGAAGATCGCAATTGCACAAGTGTTGAAAGAAGAAGGCTACATTGATGGCTTCAAGGTGTCCACCGAAGGTGGTAAAGCCGAGTTGCAAATCGCCTTGAAATATTACGCCGGTCGCCCTGTGATCGAGCGTATTGAGCGTGTGAGCCGTCCTGGCCTGCGCGTTTACCGCGGCAGCGAAGCGATTCCTCAAGTCCAAAACGGCTTGGGTGTTGCTATCGTGACTACACCCAAGGGTGTTATGACAGATCGCAAAGCGCGCGCTTCCGGTGTCGGTGGCGAAGTGCTGTGCTACGTCGCTTAA
- the rplF gene encoding 50S ribosomal protein L6 yields MSRVGKLPVTVPAGVEVSIQAGQISVKGTGGTLQLAQNSLVNIQNEAGKLSFKPANDSREADAMTGTFRQLVNNMVVGVTKGFERKLSLIGVGYKAQATGTKLNLAVGYSHPVNLEMPSGISVATPTPTEILIKGADRQRVGQIAAEIRAIRPPEPYKGKGIRYADEKITIKETKKK; encoded by the coding sequence ATGTCCCGCGTAGGCAAACTCCCCGTCACCGTCCCTGCAGGTGTTGAAGTGTCCATTCAAGCTGGTCAAATCAGCGTGAAAGGCACTGGCGGCACCCTGCAACTGGCTCAAAACAGCCTGGTGAATATCCAAAACGAAGCTGGCAAGCTCAGCTTCAAACCCGCAAACGACTCTCGTGAAGCTGACGCAATGACTGGCACCTTCCGCCAGTTGGTCAACAACATGGTCGTTGGCGTTACCAAGGGCTTTGAGCGTAAGCTGAGCCTGATTGGTGTGGGTTACAAGGCGCAAGCAACAGGCACCAAGTTGAACTTGGCTGTTGGTTACTCGCACCCCGTGAACCTCGAAATGCCTTCCGGCATTTCTGTGGCCACACCGACACCTACTGAAATCTTGATCAAAGGTGCTGACCGCCAACGTGTGGGTCAGATCGCCGCTGAGATTCGTGCGATTCGCCCACCTGAGCCCTACAAGGGCAAGGGCATCCGCTATGCGGATGAGAAGATCACGATCAAAGAAACGAAGAAGAAATAA
- the rplR gene encoding 50S ribosomal protein L18 gives MLTKKEQRLRRARQTRIRIATQGVARLTVTRTNLHIYASVISGDGGKVIACASTAEAEVRKSLGATGKGGNVAAAQIIGKRVAEKAKAAGVEKVAFDRSGFAYHGRVKALADAAREAGLQF, from the coding sequence ATGTTGACCAAAAAAGAGCAGCGTCTTCGTCGGGCACGTCAGACCCGCATCCGTATTGCAACGCAAGGCGTCGCACGTTTGACCGTCACACGTACAAACCTGCACATCTATGCCAGCGTTATTTCCGGCGACGGCGGCAAAGTAATTGCCTGCGCATCGACTGCTGAAGCAGAAGTTCGCAAGTCCCTGGGTGCAACTGGCAAGGGCGGAAACGTCGCAGCAGCACAAATCATCGGTAAGCGCGTCGCTGAAAAAGCGAAGGCAGCGGGCGTTGAAAAGGTGGCGTTTGACCGTTCCGGTTTCGCCTACCACGGTCGCGTCAAGGCGTTGGCTGATGCCGCGCGTGAAGCTGGCTTGCAGTTCTAA
- the rpsE gene encoding 30S ribosomal protein S5, whose protein sequence is MAKVQAKMQGKAEGPEDGLREKMIAINRVTKVVKGGRILGFAALTVVGDGDGRIGMGKGKSKEVPAAVQKAMEEARRNMIKVTLKNGSIHHKVMGHHGAASVMMAPAPKGTGIIAGGPMRAVFEVVGITDIVAKSHGSSNPYNMVRATLDALSVSTTPAEVAAKRGKTVEEIFA, encoded by the coding sequence ATGGCTAAAGTTCAAGCAAAAATGCAAGGTAAGGCCGAGGGTCCAGAGGACGGTCTGCGCGAAAAAATGATCGCGATCAACCGCGTGACCAAAGTCGTGAAGGGCGGCCGTATTCTCGGTTTCGCAGCTCTGACTGTGGTTGGTGACGGTGATGGTCGTATTGGTATGGGTAAGGGTAAGTCCAAGGAAGTGCCTGCAGCAGTGCAGAAAGCCATGGAAGAAGCTCGCCGTAACATGATCAAGGTAACGTTGAAGAATGGTTCTATCCATCACAAAGTGATGGGTCACCATGGCGCAGCCAGCGTGATGATGGCTCCAGCACCAAAGGGTACGGGCATCATCGCCGGCGGTCCAATGCGTGCCGTTTTCGAAGTCGTGGGTATCACTGACATCGTAGCCAAGAGCCACGGCTCTTCCAACCCTTACAACATGGTTCGTGCAACCTTGGATGCTTTGTCTGTGTCGACGACACCAGCTGAAGTAGCAGCCAAGCGCGGCAAGACGGTTGAAGAGATCTTCGCTTAA
- the rpmD gene encoding 50S ribosomal protein L30: MTTQQTVKIQLVRSPIGTKESHRATVRGLGLRKLNSVSELQDTPAVRGMINKISYLVKVL, translated from the coding sequence ATGACTACACAACAAACTGTGAAGATCCAATTGGTGCGTAGCCCAATTGGTACCAAAGAGTCCCATCGCGCCACTGTGCGCGGCTTGGGTCTGCGCAAGCTCAACAGTGTTAGCGAGTTGCAAGACACGCCAGCAGTGCGCGGCATGATTAACAAGATCAGCTACCTGGTCAAGGTGCTTTAA